Proteins encoded within one genomic window of Geotalea daltonii FRC-32:
- the gltX gene encoding glutamate--tRNA ligase translates to MSQVRLRFAPSPTGYLHVGGARTALFNWLLAKKQRGTFILRIEDTDVARSTQESVDAILQGMEWLGLDWDEGPFYQSERFPVYKEFVQKLLDSGKAYKCYCTAEELEAKRDLAFKEGRKPKYDGTCRNLPAGALDDRPHVVRFRAPQDGVTAFDDLIKGRISFNNDELDDLIIQRSDGTPTYNFVVVIDDATMEITTVIRGDDHVNNTPRQILLYEALGYPVPAFAHVPMILGADKTRLSKRHGATSVMAYRDMGFLPEAMVNYLVRLGWSHGDEEIFSKEDLIEKFNIEQVGRSAGVFNPDKLLWLNAHYIKTGDEKRLADLLAPFLADKGVDLTGGPDLIQVVKTLQERARTLVEMAEGAVFYYQRNFVYDEKAVEKFFTPDTASLYRLLIGKLSELDTFDHDSIESVFKDICGEKGFKLGQIAQPVRIALCGGTAAPGIYEVMAVLGKEETCLRLERAAAFIDKK, encoded by the coding sequence ATGTCACAAGTACGTCTCCGTTTTGCTCCCAGCCCGACCGGCTATCTTCATGTGGGTGGAGCGCGGACTGCTCTTTTTAACTGGCTTTTGGCCAAAAAGCAGCGAGGGACATTCATCCTCCGCATAGAGGATACGGATGTGGCCCGTTCAACCCAGGAATCTGTTGATGCCATACTTCAGGGGATGGAGTGGCTCGGCCTTGACTGGGACGAAGGCCCGTTCTATCAGTCTGAACGATTTCCGGTTTACAAGGAATTTGTGCAAAAACTTCTTGATTCCGGAAAAGCCTATAAATGCTACTGCACGGCTGAAGAACTCGAAGCGAAAAGAGACCTCGCCTTCAAGGAAGGGCGAAAACCCAAATATGACGGCACCTGTCGCAATCTCCCTGCCGGTGCTCTCGATGACCGGCCCCATGTGGTGCGTTTCAGGGCTCCGCAGGATGGAGTGACCGCCTTCGATGACCTCATCAAGGGGAGGATCTCCTTCAACAATGACGAACTGGATGATCTCATCATCCAGAGGAGCGACGGTACCCCGACCTATAATTTCGTGGTTGTCATTGACGATGCGACCATGGAGATAACAACGGTTATCCGGGGCGATGACCATGTCAACAACACCCCCCGCCAGATACTTCTCTATGAAGCACTGGGGTACCCTGTTCCTGCCTTTGCCCATGTGCCCATGATCCTCGGTGCCGACAAGACACGTCTGTCCAAGCGTCATGGCGCCACCAGTGTCATGGCATACCGGGACATGGGATTTCTTCCGGAGGCGATGGTCAATTATCTGGTCAGGCTTGGCTGGAGCCACGGCGACGAGGAAATCTTTAGCAAGGAAGACCTTATTGAAAAATTCAATATTGAACAGGTCGGCCGTTCCGCCGGAGTATTTAACCCCGACAAGCTACTCTGGCTGAATGCTCACTATATCAAGACCGGCGATGAAAAACGCCTTGCCGACCTGCTGGCTCCTTTTCTAGCCGACAAGGGTGTCGATTTAACGGGGGGGCCGGATCTGATCCAGGTGGTTAAGACTCTCCAGGAACGGGCCAGGACCCTCGTGGAAATGGCGGAAGGAGCTGTATTTTATTACCAGCGTAACTTTGTTTATGATGAAAAAGCGGTGGAGAAATTCTTCACCCCTGATACCGCCTCACTTTACCGTCTTTTGATAGGCAAACTTTCGGAGCTGGATACCTTTGACCATGACAGTATTGAGTCTGTTTTTAAAGATATCTGCGGAGAAAAGGGATTCAAGCTTGGACAGATAGCTCAACCGGTCCGCATTGCCTTGTGTGGCGGCACAGCGGCTCCAGGTATTTACGAGGTCATGGCTGTACTGGGTAAAGAGGAAACCTGTCTGAGACTGGAGAGAGCGGCAGCTTTCATCGATAAAAAGTAA
- a CDS encoding UDP-glucose dehydrogenase family protein, with protein MKICIIGTGYVGLVAGTCFAESGNDVICVDVDEAKIEGLKQGVIPIYEPGLKELVIRNFAEGRLSFTTDLAAAVKVSLINFIAVGTPPGEDGSADLQYVLDVARVIGRNMEGFKILVDKSTVPVGTADKVRGVVREELQKRGRDIEFDVVSNPEFMKEGAAIDDFMKPDRVVIGTDNVRTGEIMKELYSPFMRKTNRLIIMDIRSAEMTKYAANAMLATKISFMNQIANLCDRMGADVSAVREGIGSDSRIGYDFLFPGVGYGGSCFPKDVKALVKTAEENDYDFMLLKAVEEVNELQKLVLTDKIIRCLGDGSTESLKGRTIAIWGLSFKPRTDDMREAPSVVIISRLLELGAKVCAHDPEAIKEARKIFGDRITYSNNQYEILKGADALAIVTEWNEYRTPDFERIKTLLKRPLIFDGRNLYEPSRIKEAGFEYLPIGRNGKHFSTAC; from the coding sequence ATGAAAATCTGCATTATCGGAACAGGCTATGTGGGGCTTGTTGCCGGGACCTGTTTTGCCGAAAGCGGTAATGATGTCATCTGCGTTGATGTGGATGAAGCCAAGATCGAAGGGCTTAAGCAGGGTGTCATTCCCATATATGAGCCCGGCCTGAAAGAATTGGTCATCAGGAACTTCGCCGAAGGACGGCTATCTTTCACCACCGATCTGGCAGCCGCAGTCAAGGTTTCTTTGATAAATTTCATCGCTGTGGGGACTCCGCCAGGCGAGGATGGTTCTGCTGACCTGCAATACGTTCTGGATGTGGCCAGGGTAATAGGCCGCAATATGGAAGGCTTCAAGATACTGGTGGATAAGTCCACAGTGCCCGTAGGCACGGCAGATAAAGTTCGTGGCGTTGTCAGGGAAGAACTTCAAAAGAGAGGCAGGGACATTGAATTCGACGTGGTGTCCAACCCTGAATTCATGAAAGAAGGCGCTGCCATTGACGATTTCATGAAACCTGACCGGGTGGTTATCGGCACAGACAATGTGCGCACCGGCGAGATCATGAAGGAACTCTATTCGCCATTTATGCGCAAAACAAACCGGTTGATCATTATGGACATCCGTAGCGCCGAGATGACCAAATATGCAGCCAACGCCATGCTGGCGACCAAAATCTCCTTCATGAACCAGATAGCCAACCTCTGCGATCGCATGGGTGCCGACGTTTCGGCAGTCAGAGAAGGAATTGGTTCCGACTCGCGCATCGGCTACGATTTTTTATTTCCTGGTGTCGGCTATGGTGGCTCCTGCTTTCCCAAGGATGTCAAGGCTCTGGTCAAAACCGCCGAGGAGAATGACTATGATTTCATGCTCCTGAAGGCCGTGGAAGAGGTTAATGAACTGCAGAAACTGGTATTGACCGACAAGATCATCCGCTGTCTTGGTGACGGCTCGACCGAATCCCTCAAGGGCAGGACCATTGCCATTTGGGGACTGTCATTCAAACCCAGGACAGACGATATGCGTGAAGCCCCATCCGTGGTTATTATAAGCCGCTTGCTTGAACTGGGTGCTAAGGTTTGCGCCCATGACCCGGAGGCCATCAAAGAGGCACGAAAGATCTTCGGCGATCGTATCACTTACAGCAACAACCAGTACGAGATACTCAAGGGAGCCGATGCGTTGGCCATTGTAACCGAATGGAACGAATATCGAACCCCTGATTTTGAAAGAATCAAGACCTTGCTCAAGAGGCCACTCATCTTTGATGGCAGAAATCTCTATGAACCATCACGCATCAAGGAAGCCGGCTTTGAATATCTGCCCATCGGCCGAAACGGCAAACATTTCAGCACTGCCTGTTGA
- a CDS encoding response regulator, with product MKKQLGDLLVEAGIITNTTLERALQRQKGTNKRLGTVLEEMGVVTGDELVTAVAGQFGLKTVKNVAAFSYPQALLDLIPEDMALQKLIFPLKQKEGLLAIAIADPFDTDSQDYLAKKTSCKVIPVLATPEDIMAAVKKFYLKGAAKSDRTMVLVVDDSKSVATIIQVALEKEGYQVVVASDGVEGLKLAIQHKPTLVICDSVMPRMDGFAFKRALKANPDTADIPVILLTSKASPEEEHAALTSGFLDFIAKPVMPMRVISRVNRAMELIKHIK from the coding sequence ATGAAAAAACAGCTGGGAGATTTATTGGTAGAAGCCGGAATCATCACCAATACTACCCTGGAAAGGGCTCTGCAAAGACAAAAAGGAACAAACAAACGTCTGGGAACAGTGCTTGAGGAAATGGGGGTGGTCACTGGTGATGAACTGGTCACTGCCGTTGCCGGACAGTTCGGCCTGAAAACGGTCAAAAATGTTGCAGCTTTTTCCTATCCCCAAGCATTGCTTGATCTTATCCCTGAAGATATGGCCCTGCAGAAACTGATTTTTCCGTTGAAACAAAAGGAAGGGCTTCTTGCCATTGCCATCGCTGATCCTTTTGATACCGATTCACAAGATTATCTGGCAAAGAAAACAAGCTGTAAAGTCATACCGGTACTGGCCACGCCGGAAGACATCATGGCTGCCGTGAAGAAGTTCTATCTGAAGGGAGCTGCAAAATCCGACAGAACGATGGTCTTGGTGGTCGATGATTCAAAATCCGTGGCAACAATAATCCAGGTGGCTCTTGAGAAGGAGGGATACCAGGTGGTTGTGGCCAGTGATGGGGTGGAAGGCCTGAAGCTGGCTATTCAACATAAACCGACGCTGGTGATTTGCGACTCGGTAATGCCCCGCATGGATGGATTTGCTTTCAAGCGTGCTTTGAAAGCAAATCCCGACACCGCCGATATCCCGGTAATTCTTCTGACTTCCAAGGCCTCACCCGAAGAGGAGCATGCCGCATTGACATCGGGTTTCCTCGATTTCATTGCCAAACCTGTCATGCCCATGCGGGTGATTTCCCGCGTCAACAGAGCCATGGAATTGATAAAGCACATAAAATAA
- a CDS encoding DNA gyrase inhibitor YacG: MKKTAKHFCPHCQKEVSWQDNPHRPFCSERCKMIDLGSWFSENYKIPGEKKPSEDEDDN; the protein is encoded by the coding sequence ATGAAAAAAACAGCTAAACATTTTTGCCCCCATTGTCAGAAGGAAGTGTCATGGCAGGACAATCCCCATCGTCCATTCTGCTCGGAACGTTGCAAAATGATCGACCTCGGTTCCTGGTTTTCCGAAAACTACAAAATTCCTGGCGAAAAAAAACCGTCTGAGGACGAAGACGACAACTAG
- a CDS encoding ammonium transporter: MEAMPTPANLHSSSDVLFLMLGAVMVFAMHAGFAFLEVGTVRKKNQVNAFVKIITDWSVSTIVYFLIGFPIAYGISFLVPATDLLGANQGYDLTHFFFLLCFSACIPAIISGGIAERAKFWPQVLAGAIFAGLTYPIFESLIWGQNSAPLQSFFKTYGGAEFHDYAGSVVVHSIGGWLALPAVIILGPRMGRYLRGKSHPIPISNIPFLALGSWILAVGWFGFNVMSAGHLEKISGLVAVNSLMAMVGGILAALVAGKNDPGFVHNGALAGLIAVCAGSDIMHPLAAFITGCIASIIFVYGFHLEQEKLKIDDVLGVWPLHGVIGSWGGIATGIFGHKFFGGMGGVTFMSQLMGSVLAIAFALVSSLIVYGCLSKTIGVRLDEEQEFAGADLSIHSIGAYPEDHVR; the protein is encoded by the coding sequence ATGGAAGCAATGCCAACGCCGGCAAATCTACACAGCAGTTCCGACGTCCTTTTCCTCATGCTTGGTGCCGTCATGGTCTTCGCCATGCATGCCGGTTTCGCCTTTCTCGAAGTGGGCACTGTTCGCAAGAAAAACCAGGTAAATGCCTTCGTCAAAATCATTACCGACTGGTCGGTCTCAACCATTGTCTATTTCCTCATCGGTTTTCCCATTGCATACGGCATTTCCTTTCTGGTGCCAGCCACCGATCTCCTTGGCGCCAATCAGGGATACGATCTTACCCATTTCTTTTTTCTGCTCTGCTTCTCTGCCTGCATTCCGGCAATCATCTCCGGAGGTATAGCGGAACGGGCGAAGTTTTGGCCTCAGGTGCTGGCCGGCGCAATTTTTGCCGGGTTGACCTATCCCATCTTCGAGTCCCTGATCTGGGGGCAGAATTCTGCACCGCTACAGAGTTTTTTCAAGACCTACGGGGGAGCCGAATTTCATGATTATGCGGGCTCGGTTGTAGTCCATTCCATTGGCGGTTGGCTCGCCCTGCCGGCAGTGATCATCCTTGGACCCCGAATGGGACGCTATCTTCGGGGCAAATCGCATCCGATTCCAATAAGCAATATACCCTTCCTTGCACTGGGTTCCTGGATACTTGCCGTAGGCTGGTTCGGCTTCAATGTCATGAGCGCCGGACACCTGGAGAAGATATCCGGACTGGTTGCGGTAAATTCATTGATGGCCATGGTCGGCGGCATTCTAGCGGCACTTGTAGCAGGCAAAAACGACCCCGGCTTCGTCCACAACGGCGCTTTGGCCGGCCTGATTGCCGTTTGTGCAGGGAGCGATATCATGCATCCTCTGGCGGCATTCATCACCGGATGCATCGCTTCCATTATCTTTGTCTACGGTTTTCATCTGGAACAGGAAAAACTGAAGATCGACGATGTGCTTGGCGTCTGGCCTCTCCATGGGGTGATTGGTTCCTGGGGAGGAATCGCTACCGGGATCTTCGGTCACAAATTTTTCGGGGGCATGGGGGGAGTCACCTTCATGTCACAACTTATGGGATCGGTGCTGGCAATTGCCTTTGCCCTTGTCAGCAGTCTGATTGTCTATGGCTGCCTTTCCAAAACCATCGGCGTCAGGCTGGATGAAGAACAGGAATTTGCCGGAGCCGATTTGAGCATCCATAGTATCGGTGCATATCCGGAAGATCATGTCCGGTAA
- a CDS encoding FtsB family cell division protein — MRKRMLLIPAGIIVFILFFTIFGDRGLLRIYHLNKDNKEIREHLQSLKTENEKLKREIEALRSDRRYLESIARRDFGLVRQNEVIYQFPPEKKDQLTQK; from the coding sequence ATGCGGAAGCGGATGCTTCTTATACCTGCCGGTATCATCGTCTTCATCCTGTTTTTTACCATCTTCGGTGATAGAGGTTTGTTGCGCATTTATCACCTCAACAAGGATAACAAGGAGATTCGGGAACATCTTCAATCGTTGAAGACAGAAAATGAGAAACTGAAGCGCGAAATCGAAGCCTTGCGCAGTGATCGTCGCTACCTGGAGAGCATAGCCCGGCGAGATTTCGGGCTGGTGAGGCAAAACGAGGTGATTTACCAGTTTCCACCGGAGAAGAAAGACCAGTTGACACAGAAATAA
- a CDS encoding NAD-dependent epimerase/dehydratase family protein, with product MRILITGGAGFIGSHLAERLFLCGHDIIIVDNFNDFYSPAVKRRNFTETAGNAAACGRRLLLCEGDIRDEEFIRAIFTQELPDAVIHLAAAAGVRPSIDNPLLYEEVNVRGTMNLLEAAKAIGVRLFLFASSSSVYGNNPKVPFAEADPVDNPISPYAATKKAGELICHTYHHLYDINIACLRFFTVYGPRQRPDLAISKFVRLIEQGKPIPFYGDGSTSRDYTYIGDIVAGIEKALQWVNTGEKRYDIFNLGGSSPVALNRLVKIIEHQLGKKAVLECLPMQAGDVERTFANIEKSSSVLGYKPVTPIEEGIANFVRWYQDSEQPLP from the coding sequence ATGCGGATATTGATAACCGGTGGCGCCGGATTCATAGGATCTCACCTGGCAGAGCGGTTATTTCTCTGCGGCCATGACATTATCATAGTAGATAACTTCAACGATTTTTACTCCCCTGCTGTCAAGAGGCGGAATTTTACAGAAACTGCCGGCAATGCCGCGGCTTGCGGACGTCGACTTCTCCTGTGCGAGGGCGATATTCGGGATGAGGAATTTATTCGTGCCATATTCACCCAGGAGCTGCCTGATGCCGTCATTCATCTTGCTGCTGCCGCCGGAGTAAGACCGTCCATCGACAATCCGCTGCTTTACGAGGAAGTCAACGTGCGGGGGACAATGAATCTTCTAGAGGCCGCAAAAGCAATCGGAGTGCGGCTTTTTCTTTTTGCCTCCAGTTCTTCGGTATACGGAAACAATCCGAAAGTGCCATTTGCCGAGGCTGATCCGGTGGATAATCCCATTTCGCCTTATGCTGCAACGAAAAAGGCTGGCGAATTAATCTGCCATACCTATCATCACCTTTACGACATCAACATCGCCTGTCTCAGATTCTTCACCGTTTATGGGCCCAGGCAACGCCCGGACCTTGCCATCAGCAAATTTGTCAGACTGATTGAGCAGGGAAAACCCATTCCTTTTTATGGAGATGGCAGCACCAGTCGAGATTACACCTACATCGGCGACATTGTTGCCGGGATAGAAAAGGCATTGCAGTGGGTAAATACGGGCGAGAAACGCTATGATATTTTCAACCTGGGCGGTTCCAGTCCAGTCGCTCTAAACCGTCTCGTTAAGATAATCGAGCATCAACTGGGCAAAAAAGCGGTTCTTGAGTGTCTGCCGATGCAGGCGGGAGACGTGGAACGAACTTTTGCCAATATAGAAAAATCGTCGTCCGTCTTGGGCTACAAACCGGTGACACCCATTGAAGAAGGCATCGCCAATTTCGTCCGCTGGTATCAAGACTCAGAGCAACCTTTGCCATGA
- a CDS encoding acetoin utilization protein AcuC — MTARTALIYSPDCGSYCYGTDHPFKVQRYKLAYELIHAYGLTCLPDVSVCRCGTITDEQLLTFHSHDYLARLKEFSAAEESRADFRFGLGDTENPIFKGVYDWACMGTAGTLEGARLIVEEGYKAAFNLAGGWHHAHRSKASGFSYLNDAAVAINYLLAQGKRVVYLDLDAHHGDGVQEAFYENDQVLTISLHQSGIYFFPGTGFEEEIGTGAGTGYTVNVPLLEHTDDAIYMKAFDEVAFPLIAAFDPDVLVTQMGADTFRTDPLTKLEITTHAYSYIVKKLKALQIPWLAVGGGGYDNMNVARAWTIVWAVMNGKDLAPSLPGPFVEMIRQMGFPHRMLLDAMHWAEDDDRNRALDAVERTIAKVRKSIFPVIIGPYGQTSGK; from the coding sequence TTGACCGCCAGAACCGCCCTGATCTATTCGCCGGACTGTGGCTCCTACTGTTATGGGACTGATCATCCATTCAAAGTCCAGCGGTATAAGCTAGCCTACGAGCTTATTCATGCCTATGGACTTACATGCCTTCCCGACGTCAGCGTATGCCGTTGTGGCACCATTACCGATGAACAGTTGCTGACCTTCCATTCCCATGATTATCTGGCCAGGTTGAAGGAATTCAGTGCCGCTGAAGAGTCCAGGGCCGATTTCCGTTTCGGCCTTGGTGATACTGAAAACCCGATCTTTAAAGGTGTGTATGATTGGGCCTGCATGGGAACGGCAGGCACACTGGAAGGCGCCCGGCTGATCGTCGAGGAAGGTTACAAGGCTGCATTCAATCTTGCCGGTGGTTGGCATCATGCGCACCGCAGCAAGGCTTCGGGTTTTTCCTACCTGAATGACGCTGCCGTTGCCATCAACTACCTCCTTGCCCAAGGGAAGAGGGTGGTTTACCTGGACCTGGATGCCCATCATGGAGATGGGGTTCAGGAGGCTTTTTACGAAAATGATCAGGTGCTGACAATCTCCCTTCACCAGAGCGGGATTTATTTTTTTCCTGGTACCGGTTTTGAAGAAGAGATCGGTACAGGGGCAGGCACCGGATATACAGTCAATGTGCCACTTCTGGAACATACCGACGATGCCATCTACATGAAGGCCTTTGATGAGGTTGCATTCCCTTTGATCGCTGCATTTGACCCGGATGTGCTGGTAACCCAGATGGGAGCCGATACCTTTCGCACCGATCCCTTGACAAAGCTGGAGATAACCACCCACGCCTACTCGTACATTGTCAAAAAATTAAAGGCACTGCAAATTCCCTGGTTGGCGGTGGGGGGAGGGGGATACGACAACATGAACGTGGCACGGGCCTGGACAATTGTCTGGGCGGTGATGAACGGCAAGGACCTGGCTCCATCTCTGCCGGGGCCCTTCGTGGAAATGATCAGGCAGATGGGGTTCCCGCACAGGATGCTTCTGGATGCAATGCACTGGGCGGAAGATGATGACCGCAATCGGGCATTGGATGCTGTTGAAAGGACCATTGCCAAAGTAAGAAAATCCATTTTTCCTGTGATTATCGGACCATATGGCCAAACTTCCGGGAAATGA
- the argS gene encoding arginine--tRNA ligase: MKELLRTLISQGLAGCYADGSLSSGEFPSIIIEKPAHADHGDFATNVAMLLAKAEKKAPRMVAETLVSHLADGSGVCEKIEIAGPGFINFHLKDEAWRQTLLEVDQIGFEYGKSGVGGGKKIQVEFVSANPTGPLHIGHGRGAALGDTICRLLSATGWDVTREFYYNDAGQQIANLALSVQARCFGNGPDDPGWPSDGYQGEYIIDVARAYMARETVHADDQHVTAAGDPQDLEAIRRFAVAFLRREQDQDLAAFDVHFDVYSLESDLYADGSVERVVRRLVDSGHTYEQDDALWLRTTSFADDKDRVMRKSGGGYTYFVPDVAYHLRKWERGFTRVVNEQGADHHSTITRVRAGLQALDAGIPAGWPEYVLHQMVTVLRGGEEVKISKRAGSYVTLRDLIDEVGRDATRFFFVMRKPDSQLVFDIDLAKQKSLDNPVYYVQYAHARICSIFENAAEKGFVVPGADGVNLDQLIEPEEMAIVKALAFFPEVVEGSAANFEPHRIANYLQELAGLFHGFYNKNRVITEDSQLTAARLFLLKCVALTLKNALNLLGISAPEKM; encoded by the coding sequence ATGAAGGAATTACTCCGCACTTTGATCTCCCAGGGATTGGCAGGCTGCTATGCCGACGGAAGCCTTTCTTCCGGCGAATTCCCATCAATCATTATTGAAAAGCCTGCCCATGCCGACCATGGGGATTTTGCGACAAATGTGGCGATGCTCTTGGCCAAGGCGGAAAAAAAAGCGCCTCGAATGGTTGCTGAAACACTTGTCAGCCATCTGGCCGACGGATCGGGAGTATGTGAAAAAATAGAGATTGCCGGTCCCGGGTTTATTAATTTTCATCTAAAGGACGAAGCCTGGAGGCAGACTCTGCTGGAGGTCGACCAGATCGGCTTCGAGTACGGAAAAAGCGGGGTCGGTGGTGGGAAAAAGATCCAGGTTGAGTTCGTCAGCGCCAATCCCACAGGCCCTCTGCATATCGGTCATGGTCGCGGAGCTGCCCTGGGTGATACCATCTGCCGTCTTCTGTCAGCTACCGGATGGGATGTTACCCGTGAATTCTACTACAATGATGCCGGACAGCAGATTGCCAATCTGGCTCTTTCAGTGCAGGCCCGCTGCTTTGGCAATGGCCCGGACGATCCTGGCTGGCCTTCCGACGGCTACCAGGGGGAATATATCATTGACGTGGCCCGTGCTTACATGGCCCGCGAGACGGTCCATGCAGACGATCAACATGTGACCGCCGCAGGCGACCCCCAGGATCTGGAAGCAATCAGGCGTTTTGCCGTTGCCTTTCTCCGTCGTGAGCAGGACCAGGATTTGGCCGCTTTCGATGTGCATTTCGATGTCTATTCCCTGGAGTCGGACCTTTATGCCGATGGCAGCGTTGAAAGGGTTGTTCGGCGTCTCGTCGACAGCGGCCACACCTATGAACAGGACGATGCCCTGTGGCTTCGCACCACCTCCTTTGCCGATGACAAAGACCGGGTGATGCGGAAATCGGGGGGAGGCTATACCTATTTTGTTCCGGATGTCGCCTATCACCTGCGCAAATGGGAGAGAGGCTTTACCCGTGTCGTCAACGAGCAGGGGGCAGATCACCACAGTACCATTACCCGGGTTCGTGCGGGATTGCAGGCCCTTGATGCGGGAATTCCTGCCGGATGGCCGGAATATGTGCTTCACCAGATGGTGACTGTTCTGCGCGGCGGCGAAGAGGTAAAGATCTCCAAGCGCGCCGGAAGCTACGTTACTCTGCGTGACCTCATAGATGAAGTCGGTCGCGATGCGACCCGCTTCTTTTTCGTCATGCGTAAGCCCGATTCGCAGCTGGTTTTCGACATAGATCTGGCAAAGCAGAAATCCCTGGACAATCCGGTCTACTATGTCCAGTATGCCCATGCCAGGATCTGCAGTATCTTCGAGAATGCAGCAGAGAAGGGATTTGTCGTGCCCGGGGCCGACGGTGTGAATCTTGACCAGTTGATCGAGCCTGAAGAAATGGCCATAGTCAAGGCCCTTGCCTTCTTTCCGGAGGTGGTGGAGGGGAGCGCCGCCAATTTTGAGCCCCACCGGATTGCCAATTATCTTCAGGAACTGGCCGGACTGTTTCATGGCTTTTATAACAAAAACCGGGTTATCACCGAAGACAGTCAGCTGACTGCCGCGAGGCTGTTCCTTTTGAAGTGTGTGGCACTGACCCTGAAAAATGCTTTGAACCTGCTTGGGATCTCAGCTCCTGAGAAAATGTAA
- a CDS encoding UDP-glucuronic acid decarboxylase family protein: protein MRILVTGGAGFIGSHLCERLLASGNEVICLDNFFTGSKKNIEKLCDDRRFELIRHDITEPILLEVDRIYNLACPASPIHYQYNPVKTIKTSVMGTINMLGLAKRVRARILQASTSEVYGDPQVHPQREEYWGNVNPIGIRSCYDEGKRVAETLMMDYHRQNGVDIRIIRIFNTYGPRMAVNDGRVVSNFIVQALAGEDITVYGEGKQTRSFCYVDDLVDGMMRMMECEDFIGPVNLGNPTETTIVEFAHRIIQLTGSTSKIIYKDLPADDPKQRQPDISLAQQKLDWRPTVDVEQGLKKTIDYFASLLTQGR from the coding sequence ATGCGCATTCTCGTTACTGGCGGCGCCGGCTTTATCGGCTCGCATCTTTGTGAAAGACTTCTTGCCTCCGGCAATGAAGTTATCTGTCTCGATAATTTCTTTACCGGCAGCAAGAAAAACATTGAGAAGTTGTGTGATGACCGCCGCTTCGAACTCATCCGCCACGATATCACCGAGCCGATTCTGCTGGAGGTCGACCGCATTTACAATCTGGCCTGTCCGGCATCCCCCATTCACTACCAGTACAACCCTGTAAAGACCATAAAGACTAGCGTCATGGGCACCATCAATATGCTGGGTCTGGCAAAAAGGGTGAGGGCGAGGATACTTCAGGCCTCCACATCCGAGGTCTACGGTGATCCGCAGGTTCATCCCCAGCGTGAAGAATACTGGGGTAATGTGAACCCTATCGGTATAAGAAGTTGCTACGATGAAGGGAAGAGGGTGGCTGAAACGCTGATGATGGATTATCATCGTCAGAACGGGGTTGATATCCGGATCATCCGCATCTTCAACACCTATGGTCCCCGCATGGCCGTCAACGACGGCAGGGTTGTTTCCAACTTCATTGTCCAGGCGCTGGCCGGGGAAGATATAACGGTCTATGGAGAAGGAAAGCAAACCCGTTCCTTCTGCTATGTTGATGACCTGGTCGATGGCATGATGAGGATGATGGAATGCGAAGATTTTATCGGACCGGTGAATCTGGGAAACCCCACTGAGACTACCATTGTGGAGTTTGCACACAGGATCATTCAGCTTACCGGTTCCACATCAAAGATTATATACAAGGATTTGCCCGCAGACGATCCGAAACAGCGACAGCCTGATATTTCCCTGGCCCAGCAAAAACTGGACTGGCGGCCGACCGTTGACGTGGAACAAGGTCTGAAAAAAACCATCGATTATTTTGCTTCCCTCCTTACTCAAGGTCGTTGA
- a CDS encoding SPOR domain-containing protein: protein MVLDYCERRPVSKNRPKKQPIGILVFIVAGAVIISFVGGFAGGWFFGGRAVKNTYEKTTAKPAVTPSLAPQAQPAGQDVPLTFYQTLPNGAKAVIGSGLNPAKAGEEQNKATPGPQNLQEQKLLSPGAPPKSEANTETAAVPKTPAKSQASGEGTYCVQIASLRDKTEAEAIRTNLLSKGQAAYILESNVQGKGTWYRVRMGKHLKQSEAGELAAKAGKGAIVIAE, encoded by the coding sequence ATGGTGCTGGACTATTGTGAACGCAGGCCGGTCAGCAAAAACCGTCCCAAAAAGCAACCGATTGGAATTCTGGTATTTATAGTTGCCGGGGCAGTCATTATCTCGTTCGTTGGGGGTTTTGCCGGCGGATGGTTTTTTGGCGGTCGAGCGGTCAAGAATACATATGAAAAGACTACTGCCAAACCTGCAGTAACACCTTCGCTCGCACCTCAAGCACAACCTGCAGGGCAGGATGTGCCGCTGACATTTTATCAGACCCTGCCGAATGGGGCAAAAGCCGTTATAGGCAGCGGCCTTAATCCGGCGAAGGCCGGTGAGGAACAAAACAAGGCGACACCCGGACCACAAAACCTTCAGGAGCAAAAGCTTTTATCGCCAGGTGCCCCTCCTAAATCCGAGGCGAATACAGAGACAGCCGCTGTCCCTAAAACGCCTGCAAAGAGCCAGGCATCTGGAGAAGGCACTTATTGCGTGCAAATTGCATCGTTGAGGGACAAGACGGAAGCTGAGGCCATCAGGACCAACCTGCTTTCCAAAGGACAGGCGGCTTACATCCTGGAGTCGAATGTGCAGGGCAAGGGAACCTGGTACCGGGTGCGTATGGGCAAGCATCTGAAACAGTCGGAAGCAGGCGAACTCGCCGCAAAAGCGGGCAAGGGCGCCATTGTCATTGCCGAATGA